The following are encoded in a window of Plasmodium vivax chromosome 10, whole genome shotgun sequence genomic DNA:
- a CDS encoding hypothetical protein, conserved (encoded by transcript PVX_080600A) yields MAAYHPLCALLQRSVLTGQVKKRGDQFHRAVAISSRVGGAKKQKKLSSKTAKHINYVFEKKKKADEAISFNSLKRRKLKEVPSSHFHFICHLKNGEVQSARRGSASLLGGVAPVGEATTGGDRPIGVSLPTGEDRLIGKTTIGELRPIGESLPTGEDRLVRETPIWGSSAAGEAFQFFPRATFRQDRREKDPKNTSALSSIVHLGRNKDICNTYLRASLMNIYHDENHNHVILKMMREVQHTHMYMNSRQISLIIYSLYQHFFTQAVKQIHGKDNPSNCEWYLKLFYILEDDFFVPPGNKGERYQSDLPVDNSLMRNLLIRLARNVKTHMHCEDDLNTLSRIAFVYAYFSVRDNSLVELLIRKIFLCMDMKKNKKIKYFSLAALALEKWKLYSVKFMRAYSSLVVETVEKVTRKGEELLTNRKEKEKGKKKTKLKHVNLFDVHKREKKKLPLISLKDILTYLYVLNRNDVKDNHFVERLLRYACLFWGDDCEAQGGNSGGGLSPPSVSKKRESFDDDPASQKNKLLSSPAFRGALYANRRRHKNRSNMMTLYELYRISKRAARRREVPLSCFANRVWLHGGGEKGAPRPEEGGEGSLAMRTLAVRNLPMSDEPVQPSINRGENNSAFSPPSYGPESTVFINKQRRWVSVYKKEVIPMAIFMHHLTRYDYAFVKKKKDFSKLTKLYRDVLLKSDLANLHFFYTHKIVRFYRHTDMCSDLTTTLYASALQKCRRYIALKNAGVLSDVCAQNVCAGVVIFYIQVLKSKIKDDPLTEALSEFLVKFFSTCQPEQVTHQFLIPPLKLLSMLQGLRVKVGPRNDIRCVTPEVKDKTNEVKMRGYNTGELLPCNTNDQTDEQKNDVMSNGQNELPSRRTKLQLLNVTVVTILKGLNWNDVDSFLLLKSYKYMNRLTLTGQEKKAKFCMNMVRQKNHSLCSEITHAVKSKMSDFNCAELMKVYLYSGNNFKRKTLLLRNFFTNLLLSNGGIVHRGDNNFFMLFFKTALAHVHLDGVGGEKKKKKNLYIFKNSNDVMNKLMALSRIYICTHIDSMRRKHVYSLIMHSLLYLCSLLQKGKNKGNYRAVRGNPISRILVDIASTTLKRWTFVNDERSLLIYVCLLCFRNMARKNKKIKNIFFNKNDDKHFVGKLSKVYEEQVEQICLSEFDRPTTTYTNPLLLFLLLKHKIVLRHHRSRKDMRIVQRLVGSGTPLHRLMMNAASDTKLMQVILYAITKNYSILMEEDLLDDLHLRTSAVQEQSTRNGTTSSFPLLTHNNPGDVSEWVELIMRTSTCEGHHLDNSILCNFVARKKSVEQAVKVALSMNVSETFCW; encoded by the coding sequence atgGCGGCGTATCACCCGCTGTGTGCCCTTCTGCAGCGAAGCGTCCTCAccggtcaggtaaaaaaaaggggcgaccAGTTTCACCGAGCCGTTGCCATAAGCAGCCGAGTAGGTGGCGCAAAGAAACAGAAGAAGCTAAGCTCCAAAACGGCGAAACATATCAACTACGTGTtcgagaagaagaagaaggcggATGAGGCCATAAGCTTTAATAGCctaaagaggaggaagctgAAGGAGGTGCCTTCTTCGCACTTTCACTTCATTTGCCaccttaaaaatggggaagtgcaATCCGCGCGAAGGGGGAGCGCCTCGCTGCTGGGGGGGGTGGCCCCCGTGGGGGAGGCCACAACGGGGGGAGACCGCCCAATTGGTGTATCGCTTCCAACGGGGGAAGACCGCCTAATTGGGAAAACCACAATTGGTGAATTGCGCCCAATTGGTGAATCGCTTCCAACGGGGGAAGACCGCCTAGTTAGGGAGACACCCATCTGGGGCTCGTCCGCCGCCGGGGAGGCATTCCAATTCTTCCCGCGCGCAACGTTCCGGCAAGACAGGAGGGAGAAGGACCCGAAGAACACGAGCGCGCTGAGCAGCATCGTCCATTTGGGGAGGAACAAAGACATCTGCAACACCTATCTTAGAGCCAGCCTAATGAACATATACCACGACGAGAATCACAACCACGTAATTCTAAAAATGATGAGGGAGGTgcaacacacacatatgtatatgaacAGCCGGCAGATAAGTTTAATCATTTACAGCCTCTACCAGCACTTCTTCACCCAAGCAGTAAAACAGATTCACGGAAAGGATAACCCCTCGAACTGTGAGTGGtacttaaaattattttacattcttgaggatgatttttttgttcccccagGGAATAAGGGGGAGAGGTACCAAAGCGATCTGCCCGTGGACAACAGCTTGATGAGAAACCTCCTCATAAGGTTAGCgagaaatgtaaaaacgCACATGCATTGTGAAGATGACCTGAACACGCTGAGCAGAATCGCCTTCGTCTACGCGTACTTCTCTGTGAGGGATAACTCCCTCGTGGAGTTACTCATTCGTAAAATTTTCCTGTGCATggatatgaaaaaaaataaaaaaataaaatatttttcgctAGCTGCTTTGGCCCTCGAAAAGTGGAAATTGTACAGCGTTAAATTTATGCGTGCGTACTCTTCCCTTGTGGTAGAGACAGTTGAGAAGGTGACGcggaaaggggaagagcTGCTTACCAACcggaaggagaaggagaaggggaaaaaaaaaacgaaattaaaacatGTCAACCTGTTCGATGtgcacaaaagggagaagaaaaaattgccgCTCATCAGTTTGAAAGACATTCTGACGTACTTGTATGTGCTGAACAGGAACGACGTGAAGGACAATCACTTTGTTGAGAGGCTGCTCAGATATGCATGCTTATTTTGGGGAGATGACTGCGAAGCACAGGGAGGCAACTCCGGGGGGGGTCTCTCCCCCCCATCtgtgagcaaaaaaagggaaagcttCGACGATGACCCTGCTTCGCAAAAGAATAAGCTGCTAAGCAGCCCCGCATTCCGTGGCGCCCTCTATGCAAACAGGAGGAGACACAAAAACAGGAGTAACATGATGACGCTTTATGAATTGTACCGAATTAGTAAGCGTGCTGCCCGCCGAAGGGAGGTGCCCCTCAGTTGTTTTGCAAATCGGGTTTGGCtacacggggggggggagaagggggcTCCCCGACCTGAGGAGGGAGGGGAAGGCAGCTTAGCAATGCGCACCTTAGCAGTGCGCAACCTTCCGATGAGTGACGAACCCGTCCAGCCAAGCATAAACAGGGGGGAGAACAATAGTGCATTCTCCCCGCCCAGTTACGGGCCCGAGTCCACTGTCTTCATCAACAAGCAACGCAGATGGGTAAGCGtatacaaaaaggaagtcaTCCCCATGGCGATTTTTATGCACCACCTGACTCGGTATGATTACGCatttgtgaagaaaaaaaaagacttttCCAAATTGACGAAACTGTACAGGGATGTACTCCTCAAAAGTGACCTTGCAaatcttcactttttttacacccaCAAGATTGTAAGATTTTACAGGCACACAGATATGTGTAGCGACTTAACCACGACGTTGTACGCGTCCGCTCTTCAAAAATGCAGACGATATATTGCGTTAAAAAATGCGGGCGTCCTCTCCGACGTGTGTGCACAGAACGTGTGCGCGGGGGTGGTCATTTTCTACATACAAGTtttgaaaagtaaaataaaagatgaCCCCTTAACCGAAGCGTTAAGTGAATTTTTggtcaaatttttttcaacgtGTCAGCCTGAACAAGTCACCCATCAATTTTTAATCCCCCCGCTGAAGCTGCTGAGCATGTTGCAGGGTCTCCGTGTGAAAGTGGGCCCACGTAACGACATCCGCTGCGTAACGCCGGAGGTTAAGGACAAAACGaatgaagtaaaaatgagGGGGTACAATACGGGTGAGCTTCTACCCTGCAATACGAACGACCAAAcggatgaacaaaaaaacgacgtTATGTCAAACGGACAAAATGAGTTACCATCACGTAGGACCAAGTTGCAACTTTTAAACGTAACCGTTGTGACAATTTTAAAAGGGCTAAACTGGAACGACGTGGATAGTTTTTTGCTGCTCAAAAGTTACAAATACATGAACAGATTAACATTAActgggcaggaaaaaaaggcaaagttTTGTATGAACAtggtcaggcaaaaaaatcATTCCTTGTGCAGCGAAATAACCCACGCGGTGAAATCAAAAATGAGCGACTTTAATTGCGCAGAATTGATGAAGGTCTACCTCTACAGCGGAAATAActttaaaaggaaaactcTCCTCTTGAGAAACTTCTTTACAAATTTGTTGCTGTCAAATGGGGGGATTGTTCACAGAGGGGATAACAACTTTTTCatgttgttttttaaaaccgCCTTAGCGCATGTGCACTTGGATGGAgtagggggggagaaaaaaaaaaaaaaaaatttatatatttttaaaaattccaaCGATGTGATGAACAAACTGATGGCGCTCAGTAGGATTTACATCTGCACACATATCGACAGCATGCGGAGGAAGCACGTCTACTCACTAATCATGCACAGTCTTCTCTATTtatgttcccttttgcaaaaaggaaaaaataaggggaATTACCGTGCTGTGAGAGGCAACCCCATTTCGCGAATCCTTGTGGACATTGCGAGCACCACGTTGAAGAGGTGGACTTTTGTGAACGACGAAAGGAGTCTACTCATTTATGTGTGTCTACTTTGTTTTCGCAACATGgcgaggaaaaataaaaaaataaaaaatattttttttaacaaaaatgatgataaGCATTTTGTTGGGAAGTTGTCAAAAGTGTACGAAGAACAAGTTGAACAAATCTGCCTCTCCGAGTTTGACCGCCCCACCACGACGTATACGAACCCCTTGCTGCTCTTCCTTTTACTTAAACATAAAATAGTTTTACGTCACCATAGGAGCAGGAAAGATATGCGAATTGTGCAGAGGTTGGTCGGTAGTGGAACCCCGCTTCACCGCCTCATGATGAACGCGGCAAGTGACACTAAACTCATGCAAGTCATCCTGTACGCGATAacgaaaaattattccatCCTGATGGAGGAAGACCTTTTGGACGATTTGCATCTGCGCACAAGTGCTGTGCAGGAGCAGTCAACTAGGAACGGCACGACTTCCTCTTTCCCCCTGTTAACACATAATAACCCCGGAGACGTAAGCGAGTGGGTTGAACTGATAATGCGCACGTCAACTTGTGAAGGTCACCATTTGGATAACAGCAtcctttgcaattttgttgcACGTAAGAAGTCCGTGGAGCAGGCTGTAAAAGTCGCCTTAAGCATGAACGTGTCGGAAACGTTTTGTTGGTAG
- a CDS encoding orotate phosphoribosyltransferase, putative (encoded by transcript PVX_080605A), with amino-acid sequence MLNRMEGEKSINQTNYLSDEDLHKKYTQLRECIELEKDDQNSHVKEMKSLLITALLKYNAIKFGDFILKSKRKSKYFFSSGVLNNIVSAHIISFLISHLILKEKIPFDYLLGASYKGIPIATLTSHFLFRSNKFANVFYLYDRKEKKDYGDKTLIVGNLDEAVNGDVHNAKEAESEKKVIIIDDVFTCGTALTEIINKLKSYPNLRVVALIVLLNRNEYELNEQNEKVYFKDLFEQKLNVPLYSILSYHEDLEPLMG; translated from the coding sequence ATGCTCAACAGAATGGAAGGAGAGAAAAGCATCAACCAAACGAACTACCTCAGTGACGAagatttacacaaaaaatatacccaGCTTCGAGAATGCATCGAACTGGAAAAGGATGACCAGAACAGTCACGtgaaggaaatgaaaagctTGCTGATCACAGCTTTGCTAAAATATAATGCCATAAAATTTGGTGATTTTATCTTAAAATCAAAgagaaaatcaaaatattttttttcaagtggaGTATTAAATAACATCGTTTCTGCACAcattatttcgtttttaatttctcatttaattttaaaggagaaaattccCTTCGATTACCTGTTGGGGGCATCCTATAAGGGTATTCCAATAGCAACGCTAACTAGCCACTTCTTATTCCGGTCGAATAAATttgcaaatgttttttacCTGTACGatagaaaggaaaaaaaagattatgGCGACAAGACGCTCATTGTGGGGAACCTGGACGAAGCGGTCAATGGCGATGTGCACAATGCAAAGGAAGCGGAAAGCGAAAAGAAGGTAATCATAATTGACGACGTCTTCACATGTGGCACTGCCTTGACGGAGATAATAAACAAGCTGAAGTCATATCCCAACTTGAGGGTCGTCGCGCTCATCGTTTTACTTAACCGAAATGAGTACGAACTGAATGAGCAGAATGAAAAGGTGTATTTCAAAGATTTGTTCGAGCAGAAGCTGAACGTCCCTCTCTACAGCATTCTCAGTTACCACGAGGACCTGGAGCCCCTCATGGGGTAG
- a CDS encoding small GTPase Rab1A, putative (encoded by transcript PVX_080610A): MNDSYDSLFKILLIGDSGVGKSCLLLRFADDTYTDSYISTIGVDFKIKTIEIEDKIIKLQIWDTAGQERFRTITSSYYRGAQGIIIVYDVTDRDSFNNVKNWIIEIEKYASEDVQKVLIGNKIDLKNDRNVSYEEGKELADSCNIQFLETSAKIAHNVEQAFKTMAHEIKNKSQLENQQKGRVNINLNAKPIKDNKKKCC, translated from the exons ATGAATGATAGCTA TGACAgcttatttaaaattttattaattggAGACAGTGGCGTTGGGAAGTCTTGTTTGCTCCTTCGTTTTGCC GATGATACCTACACGGACAGTTACATCAGCACAATCGGGGTTGACTTTAAAATAAAGACGATCGAAATTGAggacaaaattataaaactgCAAATA TGGGACACAGCGGGACAGGAGCGCTTCAGAACGATAACGTCTTCCTATTACCGGGGGGCGCAAG gcatCATCATCGTGTACGACGTGACCGACCGAGACAGCTTCAATAACGTGAAAAATTGGATAATAGAAATAGAGAA gTATGCCTCGGAGGACGTGCAGAAGGTCCTCATAGGAAACAAAATCGATTTAAAAAACGATCGGAATGTGAGTTACGAAGAAGGGAAGGAGCTGGCGGACAGCTGCAACATTCAGTTTTTGGAAACTTCGGCCAAAATAGCCCACAACGTGGAGCAGGCCTTTAAGACCATGGCgcacgaaataaaaaataagtcgCAGCTGGAGAATCAGCAGAAGGGACGGGTCAACATCAATTTGAACGCCAAGCCGATAAAGGATAACAAAAAGAAGTGCTGCTGA